From Nicotiana tabacum cultivar K326 chromosome 15, ASM71507v2, whole genome shotgun sequence, the proteins below share one genomic window:
- the LOC107832757 gene encoding putative sarcosine oxidase: MENSIEMFDVIVIGAGIMGSCTAYQTSKRSQKTLLLEQFDFLHHRGSSHGESRTIRATYPEDYYPKMVLKSETLWREAESEIGYKVYFKTSQFDLGPTDNKALQSVISSCEKNSIPVRVLDNKQVFDEYGGLIQLPENWVGVVTEYGGVIKPTKAVSMFQTLAVKNGAFLKDNMEVVEIKKVEGGVLVSVKSGEVFWGKKCVVTVGPWMKKLVKSVTGIVLPIQPLETTVMYWKIKEGYESKFTIENGFPTFASYGEPYIYGTPSLEFPGLIKIPVHGGRLCEPTDRTWTPTVSLDPLKQWIQEKFGGFVDSTKPVMTQSCMYSVTPDEDFVIDFLGEEFGEDVVIAGGFSGHGFKMGPIVGKILADLVMVGEAKDVELMYFGIKRFEKNPKGNLKEFDDQVSSAHSLS; encoded by the coding sequence atggAGAATTCCATAGAAATGTTTGACGTAATAGTAATAGGAGCAGGCATAATGGGCAGCTGCACAGCTTATCAAACATCAAAACGCAGCCAAAAAACACTCCTTTTAGAGCAATTTGATTTCTTGCACCATCGCGGTTCTTCTCATGGCGAATCAAGAACCATACGTGCCACTTACCCCGAAGATTACTACCCGAAAATGGTCTTAAAATCCGAAACCCTCTGGAGAGAAGCCGAATCCGAAATCGGATACAAAGTTTACTTCAAGACTTCACAGTTTGACTTAGGTCCTACTGATAACAAAGCTCTTCAATCAGTTATCTCTAGCTGTGAGAAAAATTCAATCCCCGTTCGCGTTCTTGATAATAAACAAGTGTTTGACGAATATGGTGGATTGATTCAGTTGCCAGAAAATTGGGTTGGTGTTGTTACAGAATATGGTGGTGTTATTAAGCCTACAAAAGCTGTGTCCATGTTTCAAACACTTGCTGTTAAGAATGGAGCTTTTTTGAAAGATAATATGGAAGTAGTTGAAATCAAGAAAGTTGAAGGGGGTGTTTTGGTTAGTGTTAAAAGTGGTGAGGTGTTTTGGGGTAAAAAATGTGTGGTGACAGTTGGACCGTGGATGAAAAAGTTAGTTAAAAGTGTAACAGGAATTGTACTTCCAATTCAACCTTTGGAAACAACCGTTATGTATTGGAAGATTAAAGAAGGGTATGAGTCAAAATTCACTATTGAAAATGGTTTTCCTACTTTTGCTAGTTACGGAGAGCCATACATATATGGAACTCCGTCGCTTGAGTTTCCGGGATTGATTAAAATTCCAGTACATGGTGGGCGTCTTTGCGAGCCAACAGATCGAACGTGGACGCCCACAGTATCGCTGGATCCACTGAAGCAGTGGATCCAGGAGAAATTCGGAGGCTTTGTCGACTCCACAAAACCGGTCATGACACAGTCATGTATGTATTCTGTGACCCCAGATGAGGATTTTGTGATTGATTTTCTTGGTGAGGAATTCGGAGAGGATGTGGTAATTGCTGGTGGATTTTCGGGGCATGGTTTTAAAATGGGGCCAATTGTTGGGAAAATATTAGCTGATCTTGTTATGGTTGGAGAAGCAAAAGATGTGGAATTAATGTACTTTGGGATTAAGAGATTTGAGAAGAATCCTAAAGgaaatttgaaggaatttgatgaTCAAGTGAGTTCAGCTCATTCACTCTCTTAA